CGCGCAATTCGACGCCGCTTTGGTCGATGCCGCCGAGCAAGGCGCCGCGGTGGTGCAGCGGGGTGTGATGGCCGGCGGCATTCAGTTCGCTTACGTGTCGGCCCCGCAGGCCGGAGTTCCGTTCGTGGAAATCGCGTATCTGTCGCCCGAGATCAAAGCGTTCTACGACTACATAAGACAGGAGCAAAAGTGAGCACCGAGATCCCCGCCACGGTCAATGCGGACACGGTGGAGTCCTGGTCGGACGACGTCGACGTCCTGGTGCTCGGCTTCGGCATCGCCGGGGGCTGCGCGGCGGTCTCCGCAGCCGAGGGGGGCGCCCGGGTGCTGGTGCTCGAGCGCGCCGCTGCGGCCGGCGGTACCACGTCAATGGCTGGCGGCCACTTCTACCTGGGCGGTGGGACCGCCGTTCAGCAGGCAACCGGACACCCCGACACGCCCGAGGAGATGTACAAATACCTAGTCGCGGCCTCGCGTGAACCGGAGCTCGACAAGATCCGCGCCTACTGCGAGGGCAGCGTCGAGCACTTCAATTGGCTTGAGGCCCTTGGCTTTCAATTTGAGCGCAGCTTCTACCCGGGCAAGGTCGTGGTGCCGCCGGGCACCGAAGGGCTCAGCTACACCGGCAACGAGAAGGTGTGGCCCTTCTGCGAGCAGGCCGTTCCCGCGCCGCGAGGGCACTCGGTGCCGGTGCCCGGCGAATTGGGGGGAGCCGCGATGGTGATCGACCTGCTGGTCAAGCGCGCCGACGAACTGGGTGTGCAGATCCGCTACGAGACCGGCGCGACCAACCTGGTCGTCGACGACGGCGGCGCCGTGGTCGGGGTGAGCTGGAAGCACTTCGGCGAGACCGGTGCGGCGCGCGCTAAGGCGGTGATTATCGCCGCCGGCGGTTTTGCGATGAATCCGGAAATGGTCGCCGAGCACACTCCCGCACTGGGCCAGCCACGGCGCACCAAACACCACGGCCTGGTGGCACCCTATATTCTGGGCAATCCGAACGACGACGGGCTGGGCATCCGGTTGGGCGTCTCGGCGGGCGGGGCCACCAAGAACATGGACGAGTTGTTCATCACCGCCGCCGCATACCCCCCGGAGATTCTGCTGACGGGGGTGATCGTCAATAAGGATGGCAAACGGTTCGTCGGCGAGGACTCCTACCATTCGCGGACCTCGGCGTTCGTGCTCGAGCAGCCGGACCAGACCGCGTACCTAATCGTCGACGAGGCGCACATGCAGATGCCTGAGATGCCGCTGATCAAGTTCCTCGACGGCTACGAGACGATCGCCGAAATGGAAGAGGCGTTGGGCATCCCCGCGGGCAAGCTTGCCGAGACACTGCAGCGCTACAACGAATTTGCCGCTAAGGGCGAAGACCCCGACTTCCACAAACAACCCGAATACATTGCGCCGCAGGACAAGAGCCCGTGGGCGGTGTTCGACCTGTCGCTCGGGCGGGCGATGTACTCCGGATTCACAATCGGCGGGCTGGCGGTCACCCTGGACGGCGAAGTGCAACGCGCCGACGGCAGTGTGATCCCCGGGCTGTATGCGGCGGGAGCGGGTGCGTCCAACATCGCCCAGGACGGCAAGGGGTATGCCAGTGGGACGCAGCTGGGAGAGGGGTCGTTCTTCGGTCGCCGCGCCGGAGCACGCGCGGCAGCGCGGGCGCAGGCGCGATAGCTGGACTCAGCGCCGGAGCACGCGCGGCAGCGCGATAGGGTGCAGCTAAGGACACCTACAACCGACAGCGACGAACGAGCTATGCCTCCGCAAGGTCCTTGTCGACAGGCCCCAATCGCCATGGTCCTCCGCCGAGCAGTTCGAGTTGACGTTGGTGATGTTGCTCGACGGCAGGGTGGTGGCTGACGCTAACCACAATGCAGTCCGGCAGTTCCGCGCGGACCAGCTGATACAGCGCGTACTCCAGGCCCGGGTCCAACGCAGAGGTTGCCTCGTCCATGAACACAGCCTTGGGTTTGGTGAGCAGGATGCGCGCGAAAGCGACCCGCTGCTGTTCCCCCGGGGACAACACCTTGGCCCAGTCCTGCTCTTCGTCCAGCCTCGCGATCAAGGGGGCCAGCGCAACCTTGGTCAGCACCTCGTGCAGCTCGGCGTCGGAGACGGCGTTCACCGCGTTGGGGTAGCACACCACGCTGCGCAGATCACCTAGCGGCACGTACGGCAACTGTGAGAGGAACATCGTCTCGTTCGCACCGCCGGGGGAGTGCAGGGATCCTGAAGCATAGGGCCACAATTCGGCCAGCGCGCGCAACAGGGTGGTCTTGCCGGAACCCGACTGGCCGGTGATCACCAGGGATTCGCCTGGTTCCAGGCGAACGTCGAGCGGGTCGATCAAGCTGTCACCCTCCGGTTTGCGCACCTCCACGTTGTGGGTCTCCACCGATCCATCCTGGGACGGTGTGTTCAGCACCGACGGCAGTGCGCGTCCCTGCTCGTTCGCCGCGACTAGGCCGTGCAATCGGATGATCGCTGCCCGCAGGTAGGCGAATGCGTCGTACTGGTTGCGGAAATACGACAGCGAGTCCGAAATTCGGCCGAATGCGGCAGCGGTCTGCGTCACGTCGCCGAACTTGATCTGACCGGCGAACAGCCGAGGCGCCTGGATTAGCCACGGTAACGGCACGATTACCTGCGACATGGACCAGTTCCAGCCGTGGAAGATGATGGAGCGGCGAACGAAGTTGCGGTAGTTGTCGATGATCGGTGTGAAACGCTGCCACAGCTGCGCCCGTTCGACACGTTCACCGCGGTAGAAGCCGATGGCCTCGGCGGCATCTCGCAGGCGTACCAGCGCGTAGCGGAATCGAGCGTTGAGCTTTTCGTTATTGAAGCTCAGCCCGATCAGCGGTCGACCCAGCCAGAACGCGACCGCCGAGGCGATCAGCACGAAAACTAATACCGCCAAGAACATTGCGCGCGGGAATACGACACCGAACACATCCAGCGGCCCGGACAGGTTCCACAGGATCGCCGCGAATGAGACCACGGATGCGACAGCGTTGACGGCACCAAACAGCAACGTCTGGGTGGTGCCGTTGGCGGGCATGTTGGGGGTACCCGCGTTGTTCGCGGCGGTAAAGATGTCGATGTCCTGCTGAATACGTTGGTCCGGGTTGTCAATTGTGTTGTCGATGAACAGGTCCCGGTAATAGGCCCGGCCCGCCAACCAATCGTCGGTCAGGTGGCCGGTCAGCCACACGCGCCAGGCGATGACGAAGCGCTGCAGCAGATAGATGTCGACAAGGTACCGCGCGATGAAAACGGCCGCCAAAATGCTGAAAACCGCCATCGAGACGTAGAACCCGTGCTTGCCGGACTGCTTGACAATCTCTCGATGAGCGGCATCACCTTGGACGAATGTTTGAACCGACGAATACAAGTCATTGGTGAAATAGCTGAACAACACGTCCAGCCGCACCGACATCAGCACCGACAGCAGCAGCACGCCCAACATCAACCACACCCGGACGCTTTCGCGCCCAACGAAGTAGCCGCGGGTGATCCGCCAGAACTGTCGGCCCCACGGGGTGAAGAACCTCATCACAACCAGCGCAAGGAGCAGACAAACGGCGCTGACCACCCACGCTATGGCCAGCCATCGCACCGAATCCTGCAGCGCGTGCGACCAGTCGATTTTCGGTTTGAACGGTTCCGGGCCCAAGGTCTTCGTCTCCTCACAGTCGAGGGTGTTCCGATCGACTGCGCGACGGAAATCCTTGGGCGAACGTACCCGAATGAATCGATAAGCTCCGGTCATGAACACCGACCCGGCCCCCGCCCAGCCCGTGCACGCCGGCCGCCTCGTCGCCCGTCGGCTCCGGGCCAGTGGTATCGACACCGTTTTCACCCTGTCCGGCGGCCACCTGTTCTCCATCTATGACGGCTGCCGCGACGAGGGTGTTCGGCTGATCGACACCCGGCACGAGCAGACCGCGACCTTCGCCGCCGAGGGCTGGTCCAAGGTGACCCGGGTGCCGGGGGTCGCCGCACTGACGGCCGGTCCCGGGATAACCAACGGGATGAGCGCAATGGCGGCCGCCCAGCAGAACCAGTCGCCGCTGGTGGTTCTCGGTGGCCGGGCGCCCGCGTTGCGCTGGGGGATGGGCTCGTTGCAGGAGATTGACCATGTGCCGTTCGTGGCGCCGCTGACCCGCTTCGCCGCTACCGCGCAGTCGGCCGAAGACGCCGGCCGGCTGGTCGACGAGGCGCTGCGGGCCGCTGTCGGCGCACCGTCCGGCGTGGGATTCGTCGACTTCCCGATGGATCATGTGTTCTCCATGTCCGATGACAACGGCAAACCGGGGGCGCTGACCTCGCTGCCGGAGAGCCCGGACGTGGACGCCGACGCGTTGGACCGAGCAGTCGGCCTACTAGCCCAAGCGCAGCGTCCCGTCATCATGGCGGGCACCAATGTGTGGTGGGGACGCGGCGAGATCGCCTTGCTGCGGCTGGCCGAGCAGCTGCAGATTCCCGTGTTGATGAACGGGATGGCGCGCGGGGTGGTGCCCGCCGACCACCCGCTGGCATTCAGCCGGGCACGGTCGAAGGCGTTGAAGGAAGCCGATGTCGCGCTTGTTGTCGGGGTGCCGATGGATTTCCGGCTCGGCTTCGGCGGCGTCTTCGGCAATGAGACCCAGCTGATCGTGGCCGACCGCGTCCGACCTGAGCGCGCCCATCCGCGTCCGGTTGCCGCCGAGGTGTACGGCGACCTCACCGTCGCGCTGTCCGGACTCGTAGAGGCAGGCGCGACTAATCACCAGAACTGGATCAACGAACTGCGCACCGCCGAGTCCGCCGCCCGCGACCAGGAACGGGCCGAATTAGCCGACGACCGGATCCCGCTACACCCGATGCGGGTCTACGCCGAGCTAGCGCCGCTGCTCGACCGAGACGCCATCGTCGTGATAGACGCCGGCGATTTCGGGTCCTATGCGGGCCGGGTGATCGACAGCTACCAACCCGGATGCTGGCTGGACAGCGGCCCGTTCGGCTGTCTGGGTTCGGGGCCCGGCTACGCGTTGGCCGCCAAGTTGGCGCATCCACAGCGGCAGGTGGTGTTGTTGCAGGGCGACGGCGCGTTCGGGTTCAGCGGCATGGAATGGGACACCCTGGCGCGGCACAACGTCCCGGTGGTGTCGGTGGTGGGTAACAACGGCATTTGGGGCCTAGAGAAGCACCCGATGGAGGCACTGTATGGCTACTCCGTGGTGGCCGAGCTGCGCCCCGGCACCCGCTACGACGAGGTGGCCCGGGCGCTGGGTGCGCACGGCGAGCTGGTGTCGGCGCCCACCGAGCTGCGGCCGGCGCTCGAGCGCGCCTTTGCCAGCGGGTTGCCCGCCGTCGTCAACGTTCTCACCGACCCAAGCATCGCCTACCCGCGCCGGTCCAACCTGGCCTGATTTGTCAGCTCTTGTCCGCCCGCGGCGCGGCGGCGTCGTCTCCGACGGCCTGACCACCGGCTTCGCGTACCGTTGGGCTGTGCCTAAGACCACCCGTTCGCAACCTGGCCGGCTGAGCGGCCGATTTTGGCGCCTGCTCGGTGCCAGCACCGAAAAGGACCGCAGCCGCTCGATGTCGGTGGTGACCGCATCCGAGGAATACGACAAAGAAGCCGCCGACCTCAGCGACGAGAAGTTGCGCAAGGCATCGGGGCTACTCAACCTGGACGACCTCGCGGATGCCGCCGACATTCCGCAGTTCCTCGCGATTGCCCGGGAAGCGGCCGAGCGGACTACCGAGCTACGTCCCTTCGACGTGCAGCTGCTGGGCGCGCTGCGCATGCTGGCCGGCGATGTGATCGAAATGGCCACCGGTGAGGGCAAGACGCTGGCTGGTGCGATCGCCGCCGCGGGTTACGCGCTGGGCGGACGGCACGTGCATGTCGTCACCATCAACGACTACCTGGCTCGCCGCGATGCGGAGTGGATGGGCCCGCTGATTGAGGCGATGGGCTTGACGGTCGGCTGGATCACCGCGGAGTCGACCAGTGAGGAGCGCCGGACCGCCTACGGTTGCGACGTCACGTACGCCTCGGTCAACGAGATTGGGTTCGACGTGCTGCGCGACCAGTTGGTCACCGACGTCGAGGACTTGGTTTCCCCGAATCCGGACGTCGCGCTGATCGACGAGGCCGACTCGGTTCTGGTCGACGAGGCACTGGTGCCGTTGGTGCTGGCCGGCACCAGCCACCGGGAGACCCCACGGGTGGAAATCATCAAGCTGGTCGGCCGGCTGAACCCGGAAACCGATTTCGACACTGACTCCGACAGCCGAAACGTTCACCTCACCGAGGCGGGCGCGCGCAAGGTCGAAAAGGCGCTCGGCGGCATCGACCTGTACTCCGAGGAACACGTCGGCACCACCCTGACCGAGGTGAACGTCGCTCTGCACGCGCATGTCCTGTTGCAGCGCGATGTGCACTACATCGTCCGCGATGACGCCGTGCACCTAATCAACTCCTCCCGCGGCCGCATCGCGCAACTGCAGCGCTGGCCGGACGGGTTGCAGGCCGCGGTCGAGGCCAAGGAGGGCATCGAGACCACCGAGACCGGCGAAGTGCTCGACACCATCACCGTGCAGGCGCTGATCAACCGCTACGCGACCGTGTGTGGGATGACCGGCACCGCGCTGGCCGCCGGCGAGCAGTTGCGCCAGTTCTACAAGCTGGGAGTCTCGCCGATTCCGCCTAACACCCCCAATATCCGCGAAGACGAGTCCGACCGGGTCTACATCACCGCCGCGGCCAAGAACGACGCGATCGTCGAGCACATCGCCGAGGTGCACGAAACCGGGCAGCCGGTGCTGGTGGGGACCCGCGACGTCGCCGAATCCGAGGATTTGCACGAGCGCCTGATGCGCCGGGACGTCCCCGCGGTGCTGCTCAATGCCAAGAACGACGCCGAGGAAGCCGCGGTCATCGCCGAGGCGGGCAAGCATGGCGCGGTCACTGTCTCGACGCAGATGGCCGGACGGGGCACCGACATCCGGCTGGGCGGATCCGACGAATCTGACCACGACCGGGTGGCCGAACTTGGCGGATTGCACGTCGTCGGCACCGGACGCCACCACACCGAGCGGCTAGATAACCAGCTGCGCGGACGTGCGGGGCGTCAAGGCGACCCGGGGTCCTCGGTGTTCTTCTCGAGCTGGGAAGACGACGTGGTGGCGGCCAACCTGGATCACAACAAGCTGCCGATGCAGACCGACGACGACGGGCGCATCGTCAGCCCCAAAGCGGCCGGGTTGCTCGATCACGCGCAGCGGGTCGCCGAAGGCCGGATGCTGGATGTGCACGCCAACACTTGGCGATACAACCAGCTGATCGCCCAGCAGCGCGCAATCATCGTCGACCGGCGAAACACCTTGCTGCGCACCGCAACCGCGCGCGAGGAGCTGGAGGAGTTGGCGCCGAAGCGGTTCAAGGAGCTCGCTGAGGAACTTTCCGAGGAGCGACTGGAGAAGATTTGCCGGCTGATCATGCTGTATCACCTGGACCGCGGCTGGGCCGACCACCTGGCCTACCTGGCCGACATCCGGGAGAGCATCCACCTGCGCGCACTGGGCCGGCAGAACCCGCTCGACGAGTTCCACCGGATGGCGGTGGACGCCTTCGCATCACTGGCCGCCGACGCGATCGAGGCGGCGCAGCAGACTTTTGAAACCGCCAACATCCTCGAGGACGAACCGGGGCTGGACCTGTCCAAGTTGGCGCGGCCCACCTCAACGTGGACGTACATGGTCAACGACAACCCATTGTCCGATGACACGTTGTCCACGCTGAGCCTGCCCGGGGTCTTCCGCTGAGTCCTTGTCACCCGATGTGATGGGGCTGCCAAACCCGGCATCGGATTCGCAGTGGGGTTACGTTCGCGAAAAGAAGGCACGTTAAGGTCACGGCTCATGGAGGCAGGGCAAGCCCGAGATCGAGTGCTGACCGTGCCCAACGTACTGAGCGTCATCCGCCTGGCCTTGATTCCCGTCTTCATCTACCTGATGCTGGTCGGCCACCACAACGGCTGGGCGGTGGCGATTCTGATGTTCAGCGGATTCTCCGACTGGGCCGACGGCAAGATTGCCCGGCTGCTCGATCAGTCGTCGCGGCTGGGCATGCTGCTGGATCCCGCGGTCGACCGCCTCTACATGGTCACGGTGCCGATCGTGCTGATGTTGAGCGGAATCGTGCCGTGGTGGTTCGTCGTGATCCTGGTGGCCCGCGACGCGGTCCTGGCCGCAACGCTGCCGCTGTTACGCAGTCGCGGTCTGTCCGCGCTGCCCGTCTCTTATGTCGGCAAGGCCGCCACGTTCGCGCTGATGTCGGGTTTCCCGCTGGTACTGCTCGGTCAGTGGGACGCGTTGTGGAGCCGTATCGTGGGAGCCTGCGGGTGGGCGTTTCTGATTTGGGGCTTGTACATGTACCTGTGGGCTTTCGTGCTCTATATGGCACAGGTGGTCCTGGTGATGCGCCAGATGCCCAATGTCAGGCGCCGGCGCCCCGCCACGCCGGGAGCTGGTGGACATGGCTGAGTCCGATCGGCTGCTCGGCGGTTACGACCCCAACGCCGGCTACAGCGCCCACGCCGCTGCCGCCCGCGCCAAGAAGATCCCCGTTCCATCGTTGCTGCGCGCGCTGCTATCCGAGCATTTGGACCCGGGATACGCGGCTGCAGCTGCGGATCGGGAAAGCCGCGACCAGCCCGAAACCGGCCGCCAGCGTGCGTTCGGCTGGATGTGGCAGGCGCTGGCTGCGACCCTGGTTGCAGCCGTGTTTGCCGCGGCGGTGGCGCAGGCCCGCTCAGTGGCTCCCGGCGTGCGCTCGGCGCAGCAGCTGTTGGCCACAAACGTGCGATCGACGCAAGCCGCCGCCACTAAGCTGGCGCGGCAACGCAGTGCGCTGGCGGCCAAGGTCGACCAGGTGCAGCGCCTCGCGCTGGCCGACGACGCCGAGGGGCAACGGCTGCTCAACAGCCTGGACGCACGCAGCCTGGCGGCAGCCAGCACTGCGGTGATCGGCCCGGGGCTAACGGTCACAGTGACCGACCCGGGCGCCGGCCCGAACCTGTCCGACGCGTCCAAGCAGCGGGTGACCGGCAGCCAACAGATCATCCTCGACCGCGACCTGCAACTTGTCGTGAACTCACTTTGGGCCAGCGGCGCTGAAGCCATCTCGGTCGACGGGGCGCGGATCGGTCCCAACGTGACGATCCGGCAGGCCGGTGGCGCAATCCTGGTCGACAACAATCCCACCGGCAGCCCGTACACCATCATGGCGATAGGGCCACCGAAGTCGATGCGGGACACCTTCGATCACAGTCCAGGGATGCGTCGGCTTAGGCTGCTGGAGGCCTCCTACGGCGTCGGCGTGAGCGTGAACGTGGGCGATGGCCTGTCATTGCCGGCCGGCGCGGTCCGGGACGTCAAGTTCGCCACACAGGTCGGGCCGTAGGAATGCGCAGTGCAATGGGGAAGACAATCCAGACGGGAATCACGCACGCATGATCGGTATCGCCGCCCTTGCCATCGGCATCGTGCTGGGCCTGATCTTTCATCCCAGCGTTCCCGAGGTCATCCAGCCGTATCTGCCGATCGCCGTGGTCGCTGCGCTCGACGCGGTATTCGGCGGCCTGCGCGCCTACCTCGAGCGAATCTTCGACCCGAAGGTGTTCGTCATCTCGTTCGTCTTCAACGTTCTGGTGGCGGCGCTGATCGTCTACGTCGGTGATCAGTTGGGCGTCGGCACCCAGTTGTCCACCGCAATCATCGTGGTGCTGGGAATCAGGATCTTCGGCAACGCGGCGGCACTGCGGCGTCGCCTGTTCGGGGCGTGACCGGATGACGTCCGAGTCCGACGACGCAGGCGAGGCCGAACCCGGCGGTAAGACGACACCGGCGGTACGCCGTGGGCGCCACGAGCTGCCCAGCGACCGGCCCGCTCGCTCGCGGGGCCTCAAAGCGTTCCTGGGCGGCGGCCGGTCCCGGCTGGCGTTCGGAACGTTGGCCGTGTTGCTGTGCCTGGTGCTGGGGGTCGCGATCGTCACCCAGGTCCGCCAGAACGAGTCCGGCGACTCCCTGGAAACCGCCCGCCCTGCAGACCTGTTGGTCCTGCTGGACTCGCTGCGACAGCGGGAGGCGACGCTGAGCACCGAAGTCGCCGATCTGCAGAACACCCTGAACGCACTGCAGGCATCGGGCAGCAACGACCAGGCCGCGATCGAGAACGCGCAGGCGCGACTGGCCGCCCTGTCCATCCTGGTCGGCGCGGTCGGCGCGACTGGGCCTGGCGTCGTGATCAAGATCGAGGACCCCGGCCCCGGAGTGGCCCCGGAGGTGATGCTCGACGTGATCAACGAGCTGCGTGCCGCGGGCGCCGAAGCGATCGAGATCAATGACGCGCACCAGTCCATCCGGGTGGGAGTCGACACCTGGGTGGTCGGTACCGCCGGTTCGCTGACCATCGACAGTAAAACGTTCGCTCCGCCGTATTCGCTTCTGGCCATTGGCGATCCACCGACACTGGCGGCCGCGATGAACATCCCCGGCGGGGCCGAGGACAGTGTGAAACGGGTCGGTGCACGCATGTCGGTCCAGCAGGCCGACCGTGTCGAGGTGACTACCTTGCGGCAACCGAAAACACGCCAATACGCTCAGCCCGTCAAGTGAACTAGCCCACGACCAGAACAGGATCACCGTGACCGAAATCCCGTCCGATCTGCACTACACCGCCGAACACGAGTGGGTTCGCCGCAGCGGGGACGACACCGTCCGGGTCGGGATCACCGATTTCGCGCAATCGGCGCTCGGAGATGTCGTCTTCGTTCAGCTGCCCGACGTCGGCACCGAGTTCACCGCGGGTGACTCGTTCGGCGAGGTGGAGTCCACCAAGTCGGTCTCGGACCTCTACGCCCCGGTCTCCGGAAAGGTCTCCGCGGTCAACGGTGAGCTGGAAGGCAG
The nucleotide sequence above comes from Mycobacterium vicinigordonae. Encoded proteins:
- the secA2 gene encoding accessory Sec system translocase SecA2 translates to MPKTTRSQPGRLSGRFWRLLGASTEKDRSRSMSVVTASEEYDKEAADLSDEKLRKASGLLNLDDLADAADIPQFLAIAREAAERTTELRPFDVQLLGALRMLAGDVIEMATGEGKTLAGAIAAAGYALGGRHVHVVTINDYLARRDAEWMGPLIEAMGLTVGWITAESTSEERRTAYGCDVTYASVNEIGFDVLRDQLVTDVEDLVSPNPDVALIDEADSVLVDEALVPLVLAGTSHRETPRVEIIKLVGRLNPETDFDTDSDSRNVHLTEAGARKVEKALGGIDLYSEEHVGTTLTEVNVALHAHVLLQRDVHYIVRDDAVHLINSSRGRIAQLQRWPDGLQAAVEAKEGIETTETGEVLDTITVQALINRYATVCGMTGTALAAGEQLRQFYKLGVSPIPPNTPNIREDESDRVYITAAAKNDAIVEHIAEVHETGQPVLVGTRDVAESEDLHERLMRRDVPAVLLNAKNDAEEAAVIAEAGKHGAVTVSTQMAGRGTDIRLGGSDESDHDRVAELGGLHVVGTGRHHTERLDNQLRGRAGRQGDPGSSVFFSSWEDDVVAANLDHNKLPMQTDDDGRIVSPKAAGLLDHAQRVAEGRMLDVHANTWRYNQLIAQQRAIIVDRRNTLLRTATAREELEELAPKRFKELAEELSEERLEKICRLIMLYHLDRGWADHLAYLADIRESIHLRALGRQNPLDEFHRMAVDAFASLAADAIEAAQQTFETANILEDEPGLDLSKLARPTSTWTYMVNDNPLSDDTLSTLSLPGVFR
- the gcvH gene encoding glycine cleavage system protein GcvH, with protein sequence MTEIPSDLHYTAEHEWVRRSGDDTVRVGITDFAQSALGDVVFVQLPDVGTEFTAGDSFGEVESTKSVSDLYAPVSGKVSAVNGELEGSPQLINSDPYGDGWLLELQVDAGDTATLDTAIAGLLDAEAYRGTLAE
- a CDS encoding DUF881 domain-containing protein, which produces MAESDRLLGGYDPNAGYSAHAAAARAKKIPVPSLLRALLSEHLDPGYAAAAADRESRDQPETGRQRAFGWMWQALAATLVAAVFAAAVAQARSVAPGVRSAQQLLATNVRSTQAAATKLARQRSALAAKVDQVQRLALADDAEGQRLLNSLDARSLAAASTAVIGPGLTVTVTDPGAGPNLSDASKQRVTGSQQIILDRDLQLVVNSLWASGAEAISVDGARIGPNVTIRQAGGAILVDNNPTGSPYTIMAIGPPKSMRDTFDHSPGMRRLRLLEASYGVGVSVNVGDGLSLPAGAVRDVKFATQVGP
- a CDS encoding ABC transporter ATP-binding protein/permease is translated as MGPEPFKPKIDWSHALQDSVRWLAIAWVVSAVCLLLALVVMRFFTPWGRQFWRITRGYFVGRESVRVWLMLGVLLLSVLMSVRLDVLFSYFTNDLYSSVQTFVQGDAAHREIVKQSGKHGFYVSMAVFSILAAVFIARYLVDIYLLQRFVIAWRVWLTGHLTDDWLAGRAYYRDLFIDNTIDNPDQRIQQDIDIFTAANNAGTPNMPANGTTQTLLFGAVNAVASVVSFAAILWNLSGPLDVFGVVFPRAMFLAVLVFVLIASAVAFWLGRPLIGLSFNNEKLNARFRYALVRLRDAAEAIGFYRGERVERAQLWQRFTPIIDNYRNFVRRSIIFHGWNWSMSQVIVPLPWLIQAPRLFAGQIKFGDVTQTAAAFGRISDSLSYFRNQYDAFAYLRAAIIRLHGLVAANEQGRALPSVLNTPSQDGSVETHNVEVRKPEGDSLIDPLDVRLEPGESLVITGQSGSGKTTLLRALAELWPYASGSLHSPGGANETMFLSQLPYVPLGDLRSVVCYPNAVNAVSDAELHEVLTKVALAPLIARLDEEQDWAKVLSPGEQQRVAFARILLTKPKAVFMDEATSALDPGLEYALYQLVRAELPDCIVVSVSHHPAVEQHHQRQLELLGGGPWRLGPVDKDLAEA
- a CDS encoding DUF881 domain-containing protein produces the protein MTSESDDAGEAEPGGKTTPAVRRGRHELPSDRPARSRGLKAFLGGGRSRLAFGTLAVLLCLVLGVAIVTQVRQNESGDSLETARPADLLVLLDSLRQREATLSTEVADLQNTLNALQASGSNDQAAIENAQARLAALSILVGAVGATGPGVVIKIEDPGPGVAPEVMLDVINELRAAGAEAIEINDAHQSIRVGVDTWVVGTAGSLTIDSKTFAPPYSLLAIGDPPTLAAAMNIPGGAEDSVKRVGARMSVQQADRVEVTTLRQPKTRQYAQPVK
- a CDS encoding small basic family protein, translating into MIGIAALAIGIVLGLIFHPSVPEVIQPYLPIAVVAALDAVFGGLRAYLERIFDPKVFVISFVFNVLVAALIVYVGDQLGVGTQLSTAIIVVLGIRIFGNAAALRRRLFGA
- a CDS encoding acetolactate synthase codes for the protein MNTDPAPAQPVHAGRLVARRLRASGIDTVFTLSGGHLFSIYDGCRDEGVRLIDTRHEQTATFAAEGWSKVTRVPGVAALTAGPGITNGMSAMAAAQQNQSPLVVLGGRAPALRWGMGSLQEIDHVPFVAPLTRFAATAQSAEDAGRLVDEALRAAVGAPSGVGFVDFPMDHVFSMSDDNGKPGALTSLPESPDVDADALDRAVGLLAQAQRPVIMAGTNVWWGRGEIALLRLAEQLQIPVLMNGMARGVVPADHPLAFSRARSKALKEADVALVVGVPMDFRLGFGGVFGNETQLIVADRVRPERAHPRPVAAEVYGDLTVALSGLVEAGATNHQNWINELRTAESAARDQERAELADDRIPLHPMRVYAELAPLLDRDAIVVIDAGDFGSYAGRVIDSYQPGCWLDSGPFGCLGSGPGYALAAKLAHPQRQVVLLQGDGAFGFSGMEWDTLARHNVPVVSVVGNNGIWGLEKHPMEALYGYSVVAELRPGTRYDEVARALGAHGELVSAPTELRPALERAFASGLPAVVNVLTDPSIAYPRRSNLA
- a CDS encoding FAD-binding protein, with product MSTEIPATVNADTVESWSDDVDVLVLGFGIAGGCAAVSAAEGGARVLVLERAAAAGGTTSMAGGHFYLGGGTAVQQATGHPDTPEEMYKYLVAASREPELDKIRAYCEGSVEHFNWLEALGFQFERSFYPGKVVVPPGTEGLSYTGNEKVWPFCEQAVPAPRGHSVPVPGELGGAAMVIDLLVKRADELGVQIRYETGATNLVVDDGGAVVGVSWKHFGETGAARAKAVIIAAGGFAMNPEMVAEHTPALGQPRRTKHHGLVAPYILGNPNDDGLGIRLGVSAGGATKNMDELFITAAAYPPEILLTGVIVNKDGKRFVGEDSYHSRTSAFVLEQPDQTAYLIVDEAHMQMPEMPLIKFLDGYETIAEMEEALGIPAGKLAETLQRYNEFAAKGEDPDFHKQPEYIAPQDKSPWAVFDLSLGRAMYSGFTIGGLAVTLDGEVQRADGSVIPGLYAAGAGASNIAQDGKGYASGTQLGEGSFFGRRAGARAAARAQAR
- a CDS encoding CDP-alcohol phosphatidyltransferase family protein codes for the protein MEAGQARDRVLTVPNVLSVIRLALIPVFIYLMLVGHHNGWAVAILMFSGFSDWADGKIARLLDQSSRLGMLLDPAVDRLYMVTVPIVLMLSGIVPWWFVVILVARDAVLAATLPLLRSRGLSALPVSYVGKAATFALMSGFPLVLLGQWDALWSRIVGACGWAFLIWGLYMYLWAFVLYMAQVVLVMRQMPNVRRRRPATPGAGGHG